In Helicobacter pylori, a single genomic region encodes these proteins:
- a CDS encoding DNA recombination/repair protein RecA, whose amino-acid sequence MAIDEDKQKAISLAIKQIDKVFGKGALVRLGDKQVEKIDAISTGSLGLDLALGIGGVPKGRIIEIYGPESSGKTTLSLHIIAECQKNGGVCAFIDAEHALDVYYAKRLGVDTENLLVSQPSTGEEALEILETITRSGGIDLVVVDSVAALTPKAEIDGDMGDQHVGLQARLMSHALRKITGVLHKMNTTLIFINQIRMKIGMTGYGSPETTTGGNALKFYASVRIDIRRIAALKQNEQHIGNRAKAKVVKNKVAPPFREAEFDIMFGEGISKEGEIIDYGVKLDIVDKSGAWLSYQDKKLGQGRENAKALLKEDKALADEITLKIKESIGSNEEIMPLPDEPLEEME is encoded by the coding sequence ATGGCAATAGATGAAGACAAACAAAAAGCGATTTCTTTAGCGATCAAACAAATTGATAAGGTTTTTGGTAAGGGGGCGTTGGTGCGCCTTGGGGATAAGCAAGTAGAAAAGATTGACGCTATTTCTACAGGCTCGTTAGGATTGGATCTGGCTTTAGGGATTGGGGGCGTTCCAAAGGGTAGGATCATTGAAATTTATGGGCCAGAGTCAAGCGGGAAGACCACTTTAAGCTTGCACATTATTGCAGAATGCCAAAAAAATGGTGGCGTGTGTGCATTCATTGACGCTGAACATGCCCTAGACGTGTATTATGCTAAGAGGTTGGGCGTGGATACGGAAAATCTACTCGTTTCCCAACCAAGCACAGGCGAAGAAGCTTTAGAGATTTTAGAAACGATCACCAGAAGCGGAGGGATTGATTTAGTGGTGGTGGATTCGGTGGCGGCCCTTACGCCTAAAGCAGAGATTGATGGGGATATGGGCGATCAGCATGTGGGCTTGCAAGCAAGGCTTATGAGCCATGCGTTAAGAAAAATCACCGGTGTTTTGCACAAAATGAACACTACTCTCATTTTCATCAATCAAATCAGGATGAAGATTGGCATGACGGGCTATGGGAGTCCAGAGACTACAACTGGGGGTAATGCCTTAAAATTCTATGCGAGCGTTAGGATTGATATTAGGAGAATTGCGGCTTTAAAACAAAACGAACAGCATATCGGTAATAGGGCTAAAGCCAAAGTGGTTAAAAATAAAGTCGCTCCGCCTTTTAGAGAAGCGGAATTTGACATCATGTTTGGGGAAGGGATTTCTAAAGAGGGCGAAATCATTGACTATGGCGTGAAATTAGACATTGTGGATAAGAGTGGGGCATGGCTTAGCTACCAAGATAAAAAGCTAGGGCAAGGCAGAGAAAACGCTAAAGCCTTACTGAAAGAAGACAAAGCCCTAGCGGATGAAATCACTCTTAAGATTAAAGAGAGCATCGGCTCTAATGAAGAGATCATGCCCTTACCCGATGAGCCTTTAGAAGAAATGGAATAA
- a CDS encoding succinate--CoA ligase — protein sequence MISVAHSPDADDIFMYYAIKFGWIDCPIKNKTFHNIALDIETLNQEALKNTYDVSAISFGLYPKIANDYALLPTATSFGNGYGPKLVKKKGVKLKKDFRVALSGEHTTNALLFKIYYKHARITYMNFLDIEKAVLEEKVHAGVLIHESILDFHNELEVEKELWDVWKELIEVDLPLPLGGMAIRRSIPLYRAILIKKALIKAVEIALKHQNLLSSMLLERSLIRVNKERLRTYLSLYANETSTRLSEVQILAIDKLFELGYQHGFYASLLKTKDCLLTDEYLKYRFS from the coding sequence TTGATTAGTGTCGCTCATAGCCCTGATGCTGATGATATTTTCATGTATTATGCGATTAAGTTTGGCTGGATAGATTGCCCTATTAAAAATAAAACATTCCACAACATTGCCCTGGATATTGAAACCCTAAACCAAGAAGCCCTAAAAAACACTTATGATGTGAGTGCGATAAGCTTTGGGCTATACCCTAAAATTGCGAACGATTACGCTTTGCTCCCTACAGCGACAAGTTTTGGGAATGGCTATGGGCCTAAATTAGTGAAAAAAAAGGGCGTGAAATTGAAAAAAGATTTTAGAGTCGCATTAAGTGGGGAGCACACCACCAACGCTCTCTTGTTTAAGATCTATTACAAACATGCGCGCATCACTTATATGAATTTTTTAGACATTGAAAAAGCGGTTTTGGAAGAAAAAGTGCATGCGGGCGTATTGATTCATGAGAGTATCTTGGATTTTCATAACGAATTAGAAGTGGAAAAAGAATTGTGGGATGTTTGGAAAGAACTCATTGAAGTGGATTTACCCCTGCCTTTAGGGGGCATGGCGATTAGGCGATCCATCCCTTTGTATCGCGCGATTTTGATTAAAAAGGCTTTGATTAAAGCGGTTGAAATCGCTTTAAAACACCAAAATTTGCTCTCTAGCATGCTGTTAGAGCGTTCGCTCATTCGTGTCAATAAAGAGCGCTTACGAACTTATTTAAGCTTGTATGCGAATGAAACTTCAACGCGCTTAAGTGAGGTTCAAATTCTCGCCATAGACAAGCTTTTTGAATTGGGCTATCAGCATGGGTTTTATGCCAGTTTGTTAAAGACTAAAGATTGCTTGCTCACTGATGAATATTTAAAATACCGTTTTTCTTAA
- a CDS encoding DUF4006 family protein — translation MKFLNGLAGNLLIVVILLCVAVFFTLKAIHIQKEQATNYYRYKDINALEAKSTQNHANYELVNQGSKK, via the coding sequence ATGAAATTTTTAAACGGATTAGCAGGGAATTTACTGATTGTGGTTATTTTATTGTGTGTGGCCGTTTTTTTTACGCTCAAAGCGATCCATATCCAAAAAGAGCAAGCCACCAATTATTACCGCTATAAGGATATTAACGCTTTAGAGGCAAAAAGCACCCAAAACCACGCTAATTATGAATTAGTCAATCAAGGGAGTAAAAAATGA
- the ccoP gene encoding cytochrome-c oxidase, cbb3-type subunit III: MDFLNDHINVFGLIAALVILVLTIYESSSLIKEMRDSKSQGELVENGHLIDGIGEFANNVPVGWIASFMCTIVWAFWYFFFGYPLNSFSQIGQYNEEVKVHNQKFEAKWKHLGQKELVDMGQGIFLVHCSQCHGITAEGLHGSAQNLVRWGKEEGIMDTIKHGSKGMDYLAGEMPAMELDEKDAKAIASYVMAEISSVKKTENPQLIDKGKELFESMGCTGCHGNDGKGLQENQVFAADLTAYGTENFLRNILTHGKKGNIGHMPSFKYKNFSDLQVKALAEFIQSLKPLED; the protein is encoded by the coding sequence ATGGATTTTTTAAACGACCATATAAATGTTTTTGGCTTGATTGCAGCGCTTGTGATTTTAGTTTTAACCATCTATGAATCCAGTTCGCTCATTAAAGAAATGCGCGACAGCAAATCCCAAGGTGAGCTTGTAGAAAATGGGCATTTGATTGATGGGATAGGGGAGTTTGCCAATAATGTGCCTGTAGGCTGGATCGCAAGCTTTATGTGCACGATTGTATGGGCTTTTTGGTATTTCTTCTTTGGGTATCCGCTGAATAGCTTTTCTCAAATCGGGCAATATAATGAAGAGGTTAAAGTGCACAACCAAAAATTTGAAGCCAAATGGAAGCATTTGGGTCAAAAGGAATTGGTGGATATGGGGCAAGGCATCTTTTTAGTCCATTGTTCGCAATGCCATGGCATCACCGCTGAAGGCTTGCATGGGAGTGCTCAAAATCTGGTGCGCTGGGGTAAAGAAGAGGGCATTATGGACACCATTAAGCATGGCTCTAAAGGCATGGATTATCTCGCTGGGGAAATGCCCGCTATGGAATTGGACGAAAAAGACGCTAAAGCGATCGCAAGCTATGTGATGGCAGAAATTTCTAGCGTTAAAAAAACCGAAAACCCTCAACTCATTGATAAGGGCAAGGAGCTGTTTGAAAGCATGGGTTGCACAGGCTGTCATGGCAATGATGGTAAGGGCTTGCAAGAAAATCAAGTGTTTGCGGCCGATTTGACCGCTTACGGCACAGAGAATTTTTTGAGAAATATCTTAACGCATGGCAAAAAGGGCAATATAGGGCATATGCCATCGTTCAAATATAAAAACTTTAGCGATTTGCAAGTTAAAGCGTTAGCCGAATTTATCCAATCGCTAAAACCCTTAGAAGATTAA
- a CDS encoding cytochrome c oxidase, cbb3-type, CcoQ subunit, translated as MMDLESLRGFAYAFFTILFTLFLYAYIFSMYRKQKKGVVDYERYGYLALNDALEDELIEPRHKEVHDKGIKES; from the coding sequence ATGATGGATTTAGAAAGTTTGAGAGGTTTTGCGTATGCGTTTTTCACTATTCTTTTTACGCTCTTTTTGTACGCTTATATTTTTAGCATGTATAGAAAGCAAAAAAAGGGTGTCGTGGATTATGAGCGATACGGGTATTTAGCGTTAAATGATGCTTTAGAAGATGAGTTGATTGAACCACGCCATAAAGAAGTTCATGATAAGGGCATAAAGGAAAGTTGA